One genomic segment of Sminthopsis crassicaudata isolate SCR6 chromosome 2, ASM4859323v1, whole genome shotgun sequence includes these proteins:
- the TP53RK gene encoding EKC/KEOPS complex subunit TP53RK: MATAAKAENGTAETAAPQEQERKLERERERSRDFLRGLELVKQGAEARVYRGHFLGRPAVIKERFPKRYRHPALDTRLSRRRTVQEARALLRCRRAGILAPVVFFVDYASNCLYLEDIEGSVTVRDYIQSIQATETDPEKLSLLARKIGKVLAQMHDEDVIHGDLTTSNMLLKAPAEQLSLVLIDFGLSFISALPEDKGVDLYVLEKAFLSTHPSTETLYQDLLKSYSSESKKSGPVLKKLDEIRLRGRKRSMVG; encoded by the exons ATGGCAACCGCCGCTAAGGCGGAGAATGGGACGGCGGAGACGGCCGCGCCCCAAGAACAGGAGCGGAAGCTGGAACGGGAGCGGGAGCGGAGCAGAGACTTCCTGCGCGGCCTGGAGCTGGTGAAGCAGGGGGCGGAGGCGCGCGTCTACCGCGGCCACTTCCTGGGCCGCCCGGCGGTGATCAAGGAGCGCTTCCCGAAGCGCTATCGGCACCCGGCCTTGGACACGCGGCTGAGCCGCCGGCGCACGGTGCAGGAGGCTCGCGCCCTGCTGCGTTGCCGCCGCGCGG GGATATTAGCCCCGGTGGTCTTCTTTGTGGACTATGCCTCTAATTGCTTATACCTGGAGGACATTGAAGGGTCGGTGACCGTCAGGGACTATATTCAGTCAATTCAGGCCACTGAGACGGATCCCGAAAAACTCTCCCTCTTAGCGAGAAAGATCGGGAAGGTCCTGGCCCAGATGCACGACGAGGATGTCATTCACGGGGACCTCACCACCTCAAACATGCTGCTGAAAGCGCCTGCTGAGCAGCTAAGCCTGGTCCTCATCGACTTTGGGCTCAGCTTCATTTCTGCGCTTCCCGAGGACAAGGGCGTAGACTTGTACGTTCTAGAAAAGGCCTTCCTCAGCACCCATCCCAGCACTGAGACGCTGTACCAGGACCTGCTGAAAAGCTACTCGTCGGAATCCAAAAAGTCAGGCCCGGTGCTGAAGAAGCTGGATGAGATACGCCTCAGAGGGAGGAAGCGGTCCATGGTTGGGTAG